From the Clavibacter phaseoli genome, one window contains:
- a CDS encoding ATP synthase F0 subunit C, with translation MDPIILAEINGNIATVGYGLAAIGPGIGVGIVAGKTVEAMARQPEMAGSLRTTMFLGIAFSEALALIGLATYFIFAN, from the coding sequence GTGGACCCCATCATTCTCGCCGAGATCAACGGCAACATCGCGACCGTCGGCTACGGCCTCGCAGCGATCGGCCCCGGCATCGGTGTCGGGATCGTCGCGGGCAAGACCGTCGAGGCCATGGCCCGCCAGCCCGAGATGGCCGGCAGCCTCCGCACCACGATGTTCCTCGGCATCGCGTTCTCCGAGGCGCTCGCGCTCATCGGCCTCGCGACCTACTTCATCTTCGCCAACTGA
- a CDS encoding MraY family glycosyltransferase, which translates to MTYYAAMAVVSAVITLVLSMVVMKLGYRYRLYPAIRARDVHTRPTPRLGGVAMFAGILVAFAVASQVSWFGLVFDRPGPVIAILGAALMIVVIGVLDDIYDLDWMIKLAGQILAAGLLAWQGVAISSLPIGGLTVGSSQMSIMLTIFAIVLVMNAVNFIDGLDGLVAGVAIIANGAFFLYSFLLSDTATGQTERFNLASLISAILIGACLGFLPFNWHPAKLFMGDAGALLVGLLMATSAIAVTGEIDPNPETFGRSQLLPAFLPILLPFAILIVPLLDFALAVFRRLKAGKSPFSADRKHLHHRLLDMGHSRLHATLIFYAWTGVVSVGCLLMFVVQPYAWGVAFIAVGMVACAVVTLSPLSRRKRLEAAAQLVPADAESEDAAAFDPLDEAAVDRPLARLTESELEAVERDHAELATGSIATRPTDAPHPGTTKETT; encoded by the coding sequence GTGACCTACTACGCCGCCATGGCGGTCGTGTCGGCGGTCATCACGCTCGTCCTCTCGATGGTCGTCATGAAGCTCGGGTACCGCTACCGGCTCTACCCGGCGATCCGCGCGCGCGACGTGCACACGCGTCCCACGCCCCGGCTCGGCGGCGTCGCCATGTTCGCGGGCATCCTGGTGGCGTTCGCCGTGGCGTCGCAGGTCTCCTGGTTCGGCCTCGTCTTCGACCGCCCCGGCCCCGTCATCGCGATCCTCGGCGCCGCGCTCATGATCGTGGTCATCGGCGTGCTCGACGACATCTACGACCTGGACTGGATGATCAAGCTGGCCGGCCAGATCCTCGCCGCCGGCCTCCTGGCCTGGCAGGGCGTCGCCATCTCGTCCCTCCCCATCGGCGGCCTCACGGTCGGCTCCTCGCAGATGTCGATCATGCTGACGATCTTCGCGATCGTGCTCGTCATGAACGCCGTCAACTTCATCGACGGCCTCGACGGCCTGGTCGCCGGCGTCGCCATCATCGCCAACGGCGCCTTCTTCCTCTACAGCTTCCTGCTCTCGGACACGGCCACCGGCCAGACCGAGCGCTTCAACCTCGCCTCCCTCATCAGCGCGATCCTCATCGGCGCCTGCCTCGGCTTCCTCCCGTTCAACTGGCACCCCGCGAAGCTGTTCATGGGCGACGCGGGCGCGCTGCTCGTCGGCCTCCTCATGGCCACGAGCGCCATCGCCGTCACGGGCGAGATCGACCCGAACCCGGAGACCTTCGGCCGCTCGCAGCTGCTGCCCGCCTTCCTGCCGATCCTCCTGCCGTTCGCGATCCTCATCGTGCCGCTGCTCGACTTCGCCCTCGCGGTGTTCCGGCGGCTGAAGGCCGGCAAGTCGCCCTTCAGTGCCGACCGCAAGCACCTGCACCACCGCCTGCTCGACATGGGCCACTCGCGCCTGCACGCGACGCTGATCTTCTACGCGTGGACCGGCGTCGTGTCCGTCGGCTGCCTGCTGATGTTCGTCGTCCAGCCGTACGCGTGGGGCGTGGCCTTCATCGCGGTCGGCATGGTCGCCTGCGCCGTCGTCACGCTCTCCCCGCTCAGCCGCCGCAAGCGCCTCGAGGCCGCCGCGCAGCTCGTCCCCGCCGACGCCGAGTCCGAGGACGCCGCCGCCTTCGACCCGCTCGACGAGGCCGCGGTCGACCGGCCCCTCGCGCGCCTCACGGAGTCCGAGCTCGAGGCCGTGGAGCGCGATCACGCGGAGCTCGCCACGGGATCCATCGCGACCCGACCCACCGACGCCCCGCACCCGGGGACCACCAAGGAGACGACATGA
- a CDS encoding F0F1 ATP synthase subunit B: MLTPHNVMAAGEEAPSILLPAVYDIVWSAVVFVVLLVVIWKYALPRVYAMLDGRTEAIAGGIEKAERAQAEADAAKAELTAQLAEARAEAGRIREQARVDATAIAAEIKEQATADAARITASAQQQIEAERQQAIVSLRSEVGSLAIDLASGVIGQSLTDDQRSTALVDRFLADLEASETAGRTGTAS, encoded by the coding sequence ATGCTCACGCCCCACAACGTGATGGCGGCAGGTGAAGAAGCGCCGAGCATCCTCCTACCCGCGGTCTACGACATCGTGTGGTCGGCGGTCGTGTTCGTCGTCCTCCTGGTCGTCATCTGGAAGTACGCGCTCCCGCGCGTCTACGCCATGCTCGACGGTCGCACCGAGGCCATCGCCGGCGGCATCGAGAAGGCCGAGCGCGCGCAGGCGGAAGCCGACGCCGCGAAGGCCGAGCTCACCGCGCAGCTCGCCGAGGCACGCGCCGAGGCCGGCCGCATCCGCGAGCAGGCCCGCGTCGACGCCACGGCGATCGCCGCGGAGATCAAGGAGCAGGCCACGGCCGACGCCGCCCGGATCACCGCGAGCGCGCAGCAGCAGATCGAGGCGGAGCGCCAGCAGGCGATCGTCTCGCTCCGCTCCGAGGTCGGGTCGCTCGCGATCGACCTCGCGTCGGGCGTCATCGGCCAGAGCCTCACGGACGACCAGCGCTCCACCGCGCTCGTCGACCGGTTCCTCGCCGACCTGGAGGCCAGCGAGACCGCCGGCAGGACGGGAACCGCCAGCTGA
- the prmC gene encoding peptide chain release factor N(5)-glutamine methyltransferase, with amino-acid sequence MADEEGVPVTVDALRMRVGQALAAAGIEDPAVDAELLVGHVLGLSRGQVQSRAVTRAAVDAADAARVLALTARRARREPLQHITGVAHFRSLELLVGPGVFVPRPETEHVAQLAIDALSAAPGEAPVAVDLGTGSGALALALATEVPHARVHAIEVSPEAHAWTARNVERIAPRVDLVLGDLAHAFPGLDGTVSVVVSNPPYIPVDAIPRDPEVRLHDPALALYGGADGLDLVRLVSTTARRLLHPGGALVIEHGELQGDAIRALLDADGWRATATHQDLTRRDRATTALR; translated from the coding sequence GTGGCTGACGAGGAGGGCGTCCCGGTCACCGTGGACGCCCTCCGCATGCGGGTCGGGCAGGCGCTCGCGGCCGCCGGCATCGAGGATCCCGCGGTCGACGCGGAGCTCCTCGTGGGCCACGTCCTCGGGCTCTCGCGGGGGCAGGTGCAGTCGCGCGCCGTCACGCGCGCGGCCGTCGACGCCGCGGACGCCGCGCGCGTCCTGGCGCTGACCGCCCGCCGCGCCCGCCGCGAGCCGCTGCAGCACATCACCGGCGTCGCGCACTTCCGCTCGCTCGAGCTCCTCGTGGGTCCCGGCGTGTTCGTCCCGCGGCCCGAGACCGAGCACGTGGCGCAGCTCGCCATCGACGCGCTCTCCGCCGCCCCCGGCGAGGCGCCCGTCGCGGTGGACCTCGGCACGGGATCCGGCGCGCTCGCCCTCGCGCTCGCGACCGAGGTGCCGCACGCGCGCGTGCACGCGATCGAGGTCTCGCCCGAGGCGCACGCCTGGACGGCCCGCAACGTCGAGCGCATCGCGCCCCGCGTCGACCTCGTGCTCGGCGACCTCGCCCACGCGTTCCCGGGGCTCGACGGCACGGTCTCGGTCGTCGTCTCGAACCCGCCCTACATCCCGGTCGACGCGATCCCGCGCGACCCCGAGGTGCGGCTGCACGATCCCGCGCTCGCGCTCTACGGCGGCGCGGACGGCCTCGACCTGGTGCGGCTGGTCTCGACGACCGCCAGGCGGCTGCTGCACCCGGGAGGCGCGCTCGTGATCGAGCACGGCGAGCTGCAGGGCGACGCGATCCGCGCCCTGCTCGACGCCGACGGCTGGCGCGCGACCGCGACGCACCAGGACCTCACCCGGCGCGACCGCGCGACGACCGCGCTGCGCTGA
- the atpA gene encoding F0F1 ATP synthase subunit alpha: protein MAELSISPDEIRDALKDFVQSYEPGKASTTEVGYVLDAGDGIAHVQGLPGVMANELITFADGTLGLAQNLEESEIGVIVLGEFAGIEEGMEVRRTGEVLSVPVGDGYLGRVVDPLGNPIDGQGEIASEGRRALELQAPGVMQRKSVHEPMQTGIKAIDAMIPIGRGQRQLIIGDRQTGKTAIAIDTIINQKANWESGDTNKQVRCIYVAIGQKGSTIASVRGALEEAGAMEYTTIVASPASDPAGFKYLAPYTGSAIGQHWMYGGKHVLIIFDDLSKQAEAYRAVSLLLRRPPGREAYPGDVFYLHSRLLERCAKLSDELGAGSMTGLPIIETKANDVSAYIPTNVISITDGQIFLQSDLFNANQRPAVDVGISVSRVGGDAQVKSIKKVSGTLKLELAQYRSLEAFAIFASDLDAASRRQLARGARLTELLKQPQYSPFPIEEQVVSIWAGTKGKLDEVPVEDILRFERELLDHLHRNTEVLSQLKEKNVLTDDIVDAMDKAVDQFKLEFQTGEGKPLASVGNERFEPAKAEDVNQEQIVKGKR from the coding sequence ATGGCAGAACTTTCGATCAGCCCCGACGAGATCCGGGACGCGCTCAAGGACTTCGTGCAGTCCTACGAGCCCGGCAAGGCCTCGACCACCGAGGTCGGCTACGTGCTCGACGCGGGCGACGGAATCGCCCACGTGCAGGGCCTGCCCGGCGTCATGGCCAACGAGCTCATCACGTTCGCCGACGGGACCCTGGGCCTCGCCCAGAACCTCGAGGAGAGCGAGATCGGCGTCATCGTGCTCGGCGAGTTCGCCGGCATCGAGGAGGGCATGGAGGTGCGCCGCACCGGCGAGGTGCTCTCCGTCCCCGTCGGCGACGGCTACCTCGGCCGCGTCGTGGACCCGCTGGGCAACCCCATCGACGGCCAGGGCGAGATCGCGAGCGAGGGCCGCCGCGCCCTCGAGCTCCAGGCGCCCGGCGTCATGCAGCGCAAGAGCGTGCACGAGCCCATGCAGACCGGCATCAAGGCCATCGACGCCATGATCCCGATCGGCCGCGGCCAGCGCCAGCTCATCATCGGCGACCGCCAGACCGGCAAGACGGCCATCGCGATCGACACGATCATCAACCAGAAGGCCAACTGGGAGTCCGGCGACACCAACAAGCAGGTCCGCTGCATCTACGTCGCCATCGGCCAGAAGGGCTCCACCATCGCCTCGGTGCGCGGCGCCCTCGAGGAGGCCGGCGCCATGGAGTACACGACCATCGTCGCGTCCCCCGCGTCCGACCCCGCCGGCTTCAAGTACCTCGCGCCCTACACCGGCTCGGCCATCGGCCAGCACTGGATGTACGGCGGCAAGCACGTCCTCATCATCTTCGACGACCTGTCCAAGCAGGCCGAGGCCTACCGTGCCGTCTCGCTCCTCCTGCGCCGCCCGCCGGGACGCGAGGCGTACCCCGGCGACGTGTTCTACCTGCACTCCCGCCTGCTCGAGCGCTGCGCCAAGCTCTCGGACGAGCTGGGCGCCGGATCGATGACGGGCCTGCCCATCATCGAGACGAAGGCGAACGACGTCTCGGCGTACATCCCGACCAACGTGATCTCGATCACCGACGGCCAGATCTTCCTCCAGTCGGACCTGTTCAACGCGAACCAGCGTCCCGCGGTGGACGTCGGCATCTCGGTGTCCCGCGTCGGCGGCGACGCCCAGGTGAAGAGCATCAAGAAGGTCTCCGGCACGCTCAAGCTCGAGCTCGCGCAGTACCGCTCCCTCGAGGCGTTCGCGATCTTCGCGTCCGACCTCGACGCGGCCAGCCGTCGCCAGCTCGCCCGCGGCGCGCGCCTCACCGAGCTGCTCAAGCAGCCCCAGTACTCGCCGTTCCCCATCGAGGAGCAGGTCGTCTCGATCTGGGCGGGCACGAAGGGCAAGCTCGACGAGGTCCCCGTCGAGGACATCCTCCGCTTCGAGCGGGAGCTGCTCGACCACCTCCACCGCAACACGGAGGTGCTGTCGCAGCTCAAGGAGAAGAACGTCCTCACCGACGACATCGTCGACGCGATGGACAAGGCCGTGGACCAGTTCAAGCTCGAGTTCCAGACGGGCGAGGGCAAGCCGCTCGCCTCCGTGGGCAACGAGCGGTTCGAGCCCGCCAAGGCCGAGGACGTCAACCAGGAGCAGATCGTCAAGGGCAAGCGCTGA
- a CDS encoding F0F1 ATP synthase subunit delta: MGSASRASLDSARRVLAELGGVDLSTAGQLLGAGRAIGGSTHLLSALADTGIAPEVKHSIVDRVFGATVQEPALRVLRAVVDGRWSSHDELLAGVEELGIRAVAMSAPAGTPVESELFTFGRAVAADDGLELAFGDKLGDPEAKSTLVHRLLDGRASEQTVVIVEQLVQQPRGRRIGELVRHAATLVADQAGLTIATVSVASPLSPEQSERLAQALSRRYSRRVELNQVVDRDLVGGLRVQIGDDVIDGSVATRINDLRLQFA; this comes from the coding sequence ATGGGCAGTGCATCGCGCGCATCGCTGGACTCGGCACGCCGCGTCCTCGCGGAGCTCGGGGGCGTCGACCTGTCGACGGCCGGTCAGCTCCTCGGAGCCGGCCGCGCCATCGGCGGATCCACGCACCTGCTCTCCGCGCTGGCGGACACCGGCATCGCGCCGGAGGTCAAGCACAGCATCGTGGACCGGGTCTTCGGCGCCACCGTGCAGGAGCCGGCGCTCCGCGTCCTCCGCGCGGTCGTCGACGGCCGCTGGTCGTCGCACGACGAGCTGCTGGCGGGCGTCGAGGAGCTCGGCATCCGCGCCGTGGCCATGTCGGCACCCGCGGGCACGCCCGTCGAGTCCGAGCTGTTCACGTTCGGCCGCGCCGTGGCCGCCGACGACGGCCTCGAGCTGGCGTTCGGCGACAAGCTGGGCGACCCCGAGGCGAAGTCCACGCTCGTCCACCGTCTCCTCGACGGCCGTGCGTCGGAGCAGACCGTCGTCATCGTCGAGCAGCTCGTGCAGCAGCCCCGCGGCCGCCGCATCGGGGAGCTCGTCCGTCACGCCGCCACCCTCGTGGCCGACCAGGCGGGACTCACCATCGCCACGGTCAGCGTCGCCTCGCCCCTGTCGCCCGAGCAGTCGGAGCGGCTCGCGCAGGCACTGAGCCGCCGGTACTCCCGGCGGGTCGAGCTGAACCAGGTCGTGGACCGCGACCTCGTCGGCGGCCTCCGCGTCCAGATCGGCGACGACGTCATCGACGGCAGCGTCGCCACCAGGATCAACGATTTGAGACTCCAGTTCGCCTGA
- a CDS encoding L-threonylcarbamoyladenylate synthase has product MARIYDCSVDTDLLTGMRLARQAVGRGEVVVIPTDTVYGIAADAFNPDAVQRLLDAKGRGRDAPPPVLIPGQSTLDALADFVPDVVRRLVDEFWPGGLTVILVAQPSLVWDLGETRGTVALRMPANPYALELLAETGPLAVSSANRTGQPAAATAQEAVDQLGESVDVFLDGGAAGGAASTIVDASRVTQAGGRVRIVREGAVTRAQIQQLIGDELEPVVAAPTEPEREPEQAPAPDQPEGPRGTASGAEPVDGSADPAAVRPAAEPTTDAGPTYPEFVEPAAAPAEASPTAAAPDDAAATEPPADPPAHPR; this is encoded by the coding sequence ATGGCGCGCATCTACGACTGCTCAGTCGACACCGACCTCCTCACCGGCATGAGACTCGCCCGACAGGCGGTGGGCCGCGGCGAGGTCGTCGTCATCCCCACGGACACGGTCTACGGCATCGCCGCCGACGCCTTCAACCCGGACGCCGTCCAGCGCCTGCTCGACGCGAAGGGCCGCGGGCGCGACGCCCCGCCGCCCGTCCTCATCCCCGGGCAGTCGACGCTCGACGCCCTCGCCGACTTCGTGCCCGACGTCGTCCGCCGCCTGGTGGACGAGTTCTGGCCGGGCGGCCTCACGGTGATCCTCGTGGCGCAGCCCTCCCTCGTCTGGGACCTCGGCGAGACCCGCGGCACCGTCGCGCTCCGCATGCCCGCGAACCCCTACGCGCTCGAGCTCCTCGCGGAGACCGGCCCGCTCGCCGTCTCGTCCGCCAACAGGACCGGCCAGCCCGCCGCCGCGACCGCCCAGGAGGCCGTCGACCAGCTCGGGGAGTCGGTCGACGTCTTCCTCGACGGCGGCGCCGCCGGGGGAGCGGCCTCCACCATCGTCGACGCCTCGCGCGTCACCCAGGCCGGCGGCCGCGTGCGCATCGTGCGCGAGGGCGCCGTCACGCGCGCGCAGATCCAGCAGCTCATCGGCGACGAGCTCGAGCCCGTCGTGGCGGCGCCCACGGAGCCCGAGCGGGAGCCGGAGCAGGCGCCCGCCCCCGACCAGCCGGAGGGCCCCCGCGGCACGGCGAGCGGCGCCGAGCCGGTCGACGGATCCGCGGACCCCGCCGCCGTGCGCCCCGCCGCCGAGCCGACGACCGACGCCGGCCCGACCTACCCCGAGTTCGTCGAGCCCGCCGCCGCGCCCGCCGAGGCGTCGCCGACCGCGGCCGCCCCGGACGACGCGGCCGCGACCGAGCCCCCCGCGGACCCGCCCGCGCACCCCCGGTGA
- the atpB gene encoding F0F1 ATP synthase subunit A, protein MLIRLLVMAVLVVLFIVGTRKLALVPGRGQNLMEMGVDFVRVNIAEDILGKKDGRRFLPILMTIFFLVLGMNLTGVIPFLNIAGTSVIGLPLLLALVAYVTFIYAGIKDRGVGFFKNTLFPPGAPKAVYLLLTPIEFLSTFIIRPVALTLRLLMNMLVGHLLLVLCFSATWFFLFEAQGALKILGAGTLVLGFAFTLFELLVAVLQAYIFALLTAVYIQMAVAEEH, encoded by the coding sequence ATGCTCATCAGGCTCCTGGTGATGGCGGTCCTCGTCGTCCTGTTCATCGTGGGCACGCGCAAGCTCGCGCTGGTCCCCGGCCGCGGCCAGAACCTCATGGAGATGGGCGTCGACTTCGTCCGCGTCAACATCGCGGAGGACATCCTCGGCAAGAAGGACGGCCGCCGGTTCCTCCCGATCCTGATGACCATCTTCTTCCTGGTCCTCGGCATGAACCTCACGGGCGTCATCCCCTTCCTCAACATCGCCGGCACCTCGGTGATCGGCCTGCCGCTCCTGCTGGCGCTCGTCGCGTACGTGACCTTCATCTACGCCGGCATCAAGGATCGGGGCGTCGGGTTCTTCAAGAACACGCTCTTCCCGCCCGGGGCGCCCAAGGCCGTCTACCTCCTGCTCACGCCCATCGAGTTCCTCTCGACGTTCATCATCCGGCCGGTCGCGCTCACGCTCCGACTCCTGATGAACATGCTCGTGGGGCACCTCCTGCTGGTGCTCTGCTTCTCCGCGACGTGGTTCTTCCTCTTCGAGGCGCAGGGCGCGCTCAAGATCCTGGGCGCCGGCACCCTCGTCCTCGGGTTCGCGTTCACGCTCTTCGAGCTGCTCGTCGCCGTCCTGCAGGCCTACATCTTCGCCCTCCTCACCGCCGTCTACATCCAGATGGCCGTGGCGGAGGAGCACTAA
- a CDS encoding HAD-IA family hydrolase, which translates to MTSAPSSPGPHGLLFVFDMDDVLYDHDWRGPADRITAATGHDLPELRRRWYNDEGEWAAEAGRFDADSYLDAFCAAVGVEMDEDEWVRRRRASMVVRPSALEAVARAREAGRITLLTNNNALAARHLPELAPELVPLFGVEHLRTSSGYGARKPDPAVFRGVLAAYGHPAERTFFADDRADNVASARALGITAHHVRGDGDLLPAVEDFIRAQARTQAQAR; encoded by the coding sequence GTGACCTCCGCGCCCTCCTCCCCCGGCCCCCACGGCCTCCTGTTCGTGTTCGACATGGACGACGTGCTGTACGACCACGACTGGCGGGGGCCCGCCGACCGCATCACGGCGGCGACCGGACACGACCTCCCGGAGCTGCGGCGCCGCTGGTACAACGACGAGGGCGAGTGGGCCGCGGAGGCGGGCCGCTTCGACGCCGACTCCTACCTCGACGCGTTCTGCGCGGCGGTGGGCGTCGAGATGGACGAGGACGAGTGGGTGCGCCGCCGCCGCGCGTCGATGGTCGTCCGGCCGTCGGCGCTCGAGGCGGTCGCGCGGGCGCGCGAGGCGGGGCGGATCACGCTGCTGACGAACAACAACGCGCTGGCCGCCCGGCACCTGCCGGAGCTCGCGCCCGAGCTCGTCCCGCTGTTCGGCGTGGAGCACCTGCGGACGTCGAGCGGGTACGGCGCGCGGAAGCCCGACCCGGCCGTGTTCCGCGGGGTGCTCGCCGCGTACGGGCATCCGGCCGAGAGGACCTTCTTCGCGGACGACCGGGCCGACAACGTCGCGTCGGCGCGCGCGCTCGGGATCACCGCGCACCACGTGCGGGGCGACGGGGACCTGCTGCCCGCGGTCGAGGACTTCATCCGGGCGCAGGCGCGGACGCAGGCCCAGGCGCGCTGA
- the prfA gene encoding peptide chain release factor 1, giving the protein MFESVVQLLEEHEELQQQLGDPELHADASRSRKVNRRYAELSRIVAAHAEWTQLGDDLAAARELAEEDPAFADEIPGLEESLDAAQEKLRRLLIPRDPDDARDVIMEIKMGEGGAESALFAADLLRMYLHYAESRRWKTEVLSQTQSDLGGYKDVQVAIKGTSDDPALGVWAHLKYEGGVHRVQRVPATESQGRIHTSAAGVLVIPEVEEVEEVDINPNDLKIDVYRSSGPGGQSVNTTDSAVRITHLPTGIVVAMQNEKSQLQNREAGMRVLRARVLAKQQEEIDAEASAVRRSQIRTMDRSERIRTYNFPENRIADHRTGYKAYNLDAVMNGALDPVVESCILADEEARLDALGTDA; this is encoded by the coding sequence GTGTTCGAGTCCGTCGTCCAGCTGCTGGAGGAGCACGAGGAGCTCCAGCAGCAGTTGGGCGACCCCGAGCTCCACGCCGACGCGTCGCGATCCCGCAAGGTCAACCGCCGCTACGCGGAGCTGAGCCGGATCGTCGCCGCGCACGCGGAGTGGACCCAGCTCGGCGACGACCTGGCCGCCGCGCGCGAGCTGGCCGAGGAGGACCCGGCGTTCGCCGACGAGATCCCCGGCCTCGAGGAGTCGCTCGATGCGGCGCAGGAGAAGCTCCGGCGTCTCCTGATCCCCCGCGACCCCGACGACGCGCGCGACGTGATCATGGAGATCAAGATGGGGGAGGGCGGCGCCGAGAGCGCGCTGTTCGCCGCCGACCTGCTCCGGATGTACCTGCACTACGCCGAGTCGCGCCGATGGAAGACCGAGGTCCTCAGCCAGACGCAGAGCGACCTCGGCGGGTACAAGGACGTCCAGGTCGCCATCAAGGGCACGTCCGACGACCCCGCGCTCGGCGTGTGGGCGCACCTCAAGTACGAGGGCGGCGTGCACCGCGTGCAGCGCGTGCCGGCGACCGAGTCGCAGGGGCGCATCCACACCTCGGCCGCGGGCGTCCTCGTGATCCCCGAGGTGGAGGAGGTCGAGGAGGTCGACATCAACCCCAACGACCTCAAGATCGACGTGTACCGCTCGTCCGGCCCCGGCGGCCAGTCTGTCAACACGACCGACTCCGCCGTCCGCATCACCCACCTGCCCACGGGCATCGTGGTCGCGATGCAGAACGAGAAGAGCCAGCTGCAGAACCGCGAGGCCGGCATGCGCGTGCTCCGCGCGCGCGTCCTCGCGAAGCAGCAGGAGGAGATCGACGCGGAGGCCTCGGCCGTGCGCCGCAGCCAGATCCGCACGATGGACCGGTCCGAGCGCATCCGCACGTACAACTTCCCGGAGAACCGCATCGCGGACCACCGCACGGGATACAAGGCGTACAACCTCGACGCCGTGATGAACGGCGCCCTCGACCCGGTCGTGGAGTCCTGCATCCTGGCCGACGAGGAGGCGCGGCTCGACGCGCTCGGGACCGACGCGTGA